In the Streptomyces sp. f51 genome, one interval contains:
- a CDS encoding ABC transporter permease → MSVVTWLKRHLVVIAGLLTLGYLLLPNVVVTVFSFNKPKGRFNYEWQQFSTDAWKDPCGVADMCGSLGLSLQIAVWATIGATVLGTMIAFALVRYRFRARGAVNSLIFLPMAMPEVVMAASLLTLFLNMGAQLGFWTILIAHIMFCLSFVVTAVKARVMSMDPRLEQAAQDLYAGPAQTFLRVTLPIAAPGIAAGALLAFALSFDDFIITNFNAGSTVTFPMFVWGSAQRGTPVQINVIGTAMFLVAVLFVLSGMIIGNRRNRQKA, encoded by the coding sequence ATGTCCGTCGTCACCTGGCTCAAGCGCCATCTCGTCGTCATCGCGGGACTGCTGACCCTCGGCTATCTGCTGCTGCCGAACGTCGTCGTCACCGTGTTCTCCTTCAACAAGCCGAAGGGGCGCTTCAATTACGAGTGGCAGCAGTTCTCCACCGACGCGTGGAAGGACCCGTGCGGCGTCGCCGACATGTGCGGCTCGCTCGGACTCAGCCTCCAGATCGCCGTCTGGGCGACGATCGGGGCCACCGTCCTCGGCACGATGATCGCCTTCGCGCTCGTCCGCTACCGCTTCCGCGCACGCGGCGCCGTGAACTCGCTGATCTTCCTGCCGATGGCGATGCCCGAGGTCGTCATGGCCGCCTCGCTGCTCACCCTGTTCCTCAACATGGGCGCCCAGCTGGGCTTCTGGACGATCCTGATCGCCCACATCATGTTCTGCCTCAGCTTCGTCGTCACGGCCGTCAAGGCCCGTGTCATGTCGATGGACCCGAGGCTGGAACAGGCCGCCCAGGACCTCTACGCCGGCCCGGCGCAGACGTTCCTGCGGGTCACCCTGCCCATCGCGGCTCCCGGAATCGCCGCGGGCGCGCTGCTCGCCTTCGCGCTCTCCTTCGACGATTTCATCATCACCAATTTCAACGCGGGCTCGACCGTCACGTTCCCCATGTTCGTCTGGGGTTCGGCACAGCGCGGAACACCCGTTCAGATCAATGTCATCGGCACGGCCATGTTCCTCGTCGCCGTACTGTTCGTCCTGTCCGGAATGATCATCGGAAATCGCCGGAACAGGCAGAAGGCATAA
- the gabT gene encoding 4-aminobutyrate--2-oxoglutarate transaminase: protein MTALPQERRVVTAIPGPKSQELQARRAAVVAAGVGSVLPVFTTRAGGGIIEDVDGNRLIDFGSGIAVTSVGASAEAVVRRASAQLQDFTHTCFMVTPYEGYVAVAEALAELTPGDHAKKSALFNSGAEAVENAVKIARAYTKRQAVVVFDHGYHGRTNLTMALTAKNMPYKNGFGPFAPEVYRVPVAYGYRWLTGPENAGAEASAQAIDMINKQIGADNVAAIIIEPVLGEGGFIEPAKGFLPAISQFAKDNGIVFVADEIQSGFCRTGQWFACEDEGIVPDLITTAKGIAGGLPLAAVTGRAEIMDAAHSGGLGGTYGGNPVACAGALGAIETMKELDLNAKAKHIESVMKTRLGAMAEKFEIIGEVRGRGAMIAIELVKDPATKEPNPEAAGALAKACHQEGLLVLTCGTYGNVLRFLPPLVIGEDLLNEGLDIIEQAFSRI from the coding sequence ATGACCGCCCTTCCGCAGGAGCGCCGCGTCGTCACCGCCATTCCCGGCCCGAAGTCGCAGGAGTTGCAGGCCCGACGCGCCGCCGTGGTCGCGGCCGGTGTGGGCTCCGTGCTCCCCGTCTTCACCACGCGCGCCGGCGGCGGGATCATCGAGGACGTCGACGGCAACCGCCTCATCGACTTCGGCTCCGGCATCGCCGTGACGTCGGTCGGCGCGAGCGCCGAGGCCGTCGTGCGCCGGGCCTCCGCCCAGCTCCAGGACTTCACGCACACCTGCTTCATGGTCACGCCGTACGAGGGTTACGTCGCCGTCGCCGAGGCGCTCGCCGAGCTGACCCCGGGCGACCACGCCAAGAAGTCCGCCCTGTTCAACTCGGGTGCCGAGGCCGTCGAGAACGCCGTCAAGATCGCCCGCGCGTACACCAAGCGCCAGGCCGTCGTCGTCTTCGACCACGGCTACCACGGCCGTACGAACCTCACGATGGCGCTGACCGCCAAGAACATGCCGTACAAGAACGGCTTCGGTCCGTTCGCTCCCGAGGTCTACCGCGTGCCGGTCGCCTACGGCTACCGCTGGCTGACCGGCCCGGAGAACGCCGGCGCCGAGGCGTCCGCCCAGGCCATCGACATGATCAACAAGCAGATCGGCGCCGACAACGTCGCCGCGATCATCATCGAGCCGGTGCTCGGCGAGGGCGGCTTCATCGAGCCCGCGAAGGGCTTCCTGCCGGCCATCAGCCAGTTCGCCAAGGACAACGGCATCGTCTTCGTCGCGGACGAGATCCAGTCCGGCTTCTGCCGCACCGGCCAGTGGTTCGCCTGCGAGGACGAGGGCATCGTCCCGGACCTGATCACGACCGCCAAGGGCATCGCGGGCGGTCTGCCGCTGGCCGCCGTGACGGGCCGCGCCGAGATCATGGACGCGGCGCACTCGGGTGGCCTGGGCGGCACCTACGGCGGCAACCCGGTGGCCTGCGCCGGCGCGCTCGGCGCGATCGAGACCATGAAGGAGCTCGACCTCAACGCCAAGGCGAAGCACATCGAGTCGGTCATGAAGACCCGCCTCGGCGCCATGGCCGAGAAGTTCGAGATCATCGGCGAGGTCCGCGGCCGCGGCGCCATGATCGCGATCGAGCTCGTCAAGGACCCGGCCACCAAGGAGCCGAACCCGGAGGCGGCCGGCGCGCTCGCCAAGGCCTGCCACCAGGAGGGCCTGCTGGTCCTGACCTGTGGCACCTACGGCAACGTCCTTCGCTTCCTGCCCCCGCTGGTCATCGGCGAGGACCTCCTCAACGAGGGTCTCGACATCATCGAGCAGGCATTCTCCCGCATCTGA
- a CDS encoding ABC transporter ATP-binding protein codes for MTTENSGDVRLTGISKTYDNGFTAVQPLDLTVPHGSFFALLGASGCGKTTTLRMIAGLEEPSSGTVHLGDQEVTYLPPYKRPVNTVFQSYALFPHLDIFENVAFGLRRRGIKSVKKQVDDMLDLVQLGEQARKKPHQLSGGQQQRVAVARALINHPKVLLLDEPLGALDLKLRRQMQLELKRIQTEVGITFVHVTHDQEEAMTMADTVAVMNAGRVEQLGAPADLYENPKTTFVANFLGTSNLIEAEVDSRSGTDIVLKAGDGKLVLPEARCSAPARSGGKVLVGVRPEKISLTHADDAGEIPVGRNRITGRIADSSFIGVSTQYVIDSAVCPEFEVYAQNIERDSRLVPGAEVVLHWSPAHTFGLDAAQDIDAGVDTAEEEAA; via the coding sequence ATGACGACAGAAAACAGCGGCGACGTCCGCCTCACCGGGATCAGCAAGACCTACGACAACGGCTTCACCGCCGTGCAACCGCTCGACCTGACCGTGCCGCACGGCTCCTTCTTCGCCCTGCTCGGTGCCTCGGGCTGCGGCAAGACCACCACCCTGCGCATGATCGCGGGTCTGGAGGAACCTTCCTCCGGCACCGTGCACCTCGGCGACCAGGAGGTGACGTACCTGCCGCCCTACAAGCGGCCGGTGAACACCGTCTTCCAGTCGTACGCGCTCTTCCCGCACCTGGACATCTTCGAGAACGTCGCCTTCGGCCTGCGCCGGCGCGGGATCAAGAGCGTCAAGAAGCAGGTCGACGACATGCTCGACCTCGTCCAGCTCGGCGAGCAGGCGCGCAAGAAACCCCACCAGCTCTCCGGCGGCCAGCAGCAGCGCGTCGCGGTCGCCCGCGCCCTGATCAACCACCCCAAGGTGCTGCTCCTCGACGAGCCGCTGGGCGCCCTCGACCTCAAGCTGCGCCGCCAGATGCAGCTGGAGCTCAAGCGGATCCAGACCGAGGTCGGCATCACCTTCGTCCACGTCACGCACGACCAGGAGGAGGCCATGACCATGGCCGACACCGTCGCCGTGATGAACGCGGGCCGTGTCGAACAGCTCGGCGCGCCCGCCGACCTCTACGAGAACCCGAAGACCACGTTCGTCGCCAACTTCCTCGGCACCTCCAACCTCATCGAGGCCGAGGTCGACTCCAGGAGCGGCACGGACATCGTCCTGAAGGCGGGGGACGGCAAGCTGGTGCTCCCCGAGGCGCGCTGTTCCGCCCCGGCGCGCAGCGGCGGCAAGGTGCTCGTCGGCGTCCGCCCGGAGAAGATCTCCCTCACGCACGCCGACGACGCCGGCGAGATACCCGTCGGCCGCAACCGGATCACCGGCAGGATCGCCGACTCCAGCTTCATCGGGGTCTCCACGCAGTACGTCATCGACAGCGCCGTGTGCCCCGAGTTCGAGGTCTACGCCCAGAACATCGAACGGGACTCCCGGCTGGTGCCCGGCGCGGAGGTCGTCCTGCACTGGAGCCCGGCGCACACCTTCGGGCTCGACGCCGCCCAGGACATCGACGCCGGCGTCGACACGGCCGAGGAGGAGGCCGCCTGA
- a CDS encoding phosphatase PAP2 family protein gives MPRPPLLLGLPALCFVLITWQVVVGGPLARLDERLSGALVHPDRFSELLADLGSVQVAVPVLLLALVHVALRRRATGLDRWWLPSAAAAVLMALVPAVVVPLKELIARPGPPVMGPGTGFYPSGHTATAAVAYGAATLLVLPLLRTAGSRGALLCVCAALNACVAFGLVRRGYHWPLDVVASWCLCAVLLGCLWLFVSRSTSRRSARTPLLRTGPS, from the coding sequence ATGCCCCGCCCGCCCCTCCTCCTCGGCCTGCCCGCGCTCTGCTTCGTGCTCATCACCTGGCAGGTCGTGGTGGGCGGCCCACTGGCCCGCCTCGACGAGCGGCTGAGCGGCGCCCTCGTCCACCCGGACCGGTTCTCCGAGCTGCTCGCCGACCTGGGCAGCGTCCAGGTGGCGGTTCCGGTGCTCCTGCTGGCGCTCGTCCATGTCGCGCTGCGCCGTCGCGCCACCGGTCTGGACCGATGGTGGCTGCCGTCGGCCGCCGCCGCGGTCCTCATGGCCCTCGTCCCCGCGGTGGTCGTGCCCCTGAAGGAACTGATCGCCCGGCCGGGCCCCCCGGTCATGGGACCCGGCACCGGCTTCTACCCTTCGGGGCACACGGCCACCGCCGCCGTCGCGTACGGCGCGGCGACCCTGCTCGTCCTCCCGCTGCTCCGCACGGCGGGCTCCCGGGGCGCGCTGCTGTGCGTGTGCGCGGCCCTGAACGCGTGCGTGGCCTTCGGTCTGGTGCGCCGCGGCTACCACTGGCCACTGGACGTGGTGGCCAGTTGGTGCCTCTGCGCGGTGCTGCTGGGCTGCCTGTGGCTGTTCGTCAGCCGAAGTACGAGTCGAAGGTCCGCGCGAACTCCCCTCCTCCGAACCGGTCCCAGTTGA
- a CDS encoding spermidine/putrescine ABC transporter substrate-binding protein, whose translation MEQYEPERLSPVQLAAMRRSFRNGRAALTRRSLLRASAGGALAVGGLGALSGCGIPAAGRTQGGTSAQDHSATEKTVNFSNWTEYIDLDDSGKHHPTLDAFRKRTGISVKYTEDINDNNEFFAKIKPQLAAGQDTGRDLMVLTDWLAARVIRLGWVQKLDSSNLPHAYTNLSPQFRDPDWDPGRAYSYPWQGIPTIVAFNKKALDGIEVKSVSDLLDNPKLKGRVSFLSEMRDTMGMTLLDMGKDPSKFTDDDFDAAIARLQKAVDKGQIRRFTGNDYTSDLTKGDIAACVAWAGDIVQLKNDSPDVDFVIPDSGYMTSTDNLLIPNRARHKTNAERLIDFYYEPQQAAELAAYINYATPVEGVKPYLAKIDQDAANNPLIVPDKAMQARSHSFRALSQKEETAYEEKFAKLTGA comes from the coding sequence ATGGAGCAGTACGAGCCCGAACGCCTGTCCCCGGTACAACTGGCCGCCATGCGGCGCAGCTTCCGGAACGGCAGGGCGGCCCTCACCCGTCGTTCACTGCTGCGCGCCTCCGCGGGCGGCGCGCTGGCCGTCGGCGGACTCGGGGCGCTGAGCGGCTGCGGGATCCCCGCCGCCGGCAGGACACAGGGCGGCACGTCCGCCCAGGACCACTCGGCCACGGAGAAGACCGTCAACTTCTCCAACTGGACCGAGTACATCGACCTCGACGACAGCGGCAAGCACCACCCGACGCTGGACGCCTTCCGCAAGCGGACGGGCATCTCGGTGAAGTACACCGAGGACATCAACGACAACAACGAGTTCTTCGCCAAGATCAAGCCGCAGCTCGCCGCGGGCCAGGACACCGGCCGCGACCTGATGGTCCTCACCGACTGGCTGGCCGCGCGCGTGATCCGCCTCGGCTGGGTGCAGAAACTCGACTCGTCCAACCTGCCGCACGCCTACACCAACCTGTCGCCGCAGTTCCGCGACCCCGACTGGGACCCGGGACGCGCCTACTCGTACCCGTGGCAGGGCATCCCGACGATCGTCGCCTTCAACAAGAAGGCGCTCGACGGGATCGAGGTGAAGTCGGTGTCCGACCTCCTCGACAACCCGAAGCTCAAGGGCCGGGTCTCGTTCCTGTCCGAGATGCGCGACACCATGGGCATGACCCTGCTCGACATGGGCAAGGACCCGTCGAAGTTCACCGACGACGACTTCGACGCGGCGATAGCCCGGCTCCAGAAGGCCGTCGACAAGGGCCAGATCCGCCGCTTCACCGGCAACGACTACACCTCCGACCTGACCAAGGGCGACATCGCGGCCTGTGTGGCCTGGGCCGGTGACATCGTCCAGCTCAAGAACGACAGCCCGGACGTCGACTTCGTCATCCCCGACAGCGGCTACATGACGTCGACCGACAACCTGCTGATTCCCAACAGGGCGCGTCACAAGACGAACGCCGAGCGGCTGATCGACTTCTACTACGAGCCCCAGCAGGCCGCCGAGCTCGCCGCGTACATCAACTACGCGACGCCGGTCGAAGGCGTGAAGCCCTACCTTGCCAAGATCGACCAGGACGCGGCGAACAACCCGCTGATCGTCCCCGACAAGGCCATGCAGGCCAGGTCCCACTCCTTCCGGGCGCTGAGCCAGAAGGAAGAGACGGCCTACGAAGAGAAGTTCGCGAAGCTCACAGGGGCGTGA
- a CDS encoding ABC transporter permease, which translates to MAVVTEAPPVTPIPEKKPPRKRGRWTPYWLLLPGLLWLVVFFALPMIYQASTSVQTGSLEEGYKVTWHFVTYWDSLAEYWPQFLRSVFYAAAATILCLLLGYPLAYLIAFRAGRWRNLIMILVIAPFFTSFLIRTLAWKTILADNGPVVHTLNTLHVLNVTDWLGWTAGDRVLATPLAVVCGLTYNFLPFMILPLYTSLERIDGRLHEAAGDLYAKPWTTFRKVTFPLSMPGVVSGTLLTFIPAAGDYVNAELLGSTDTRMIGNVIQTQFLRILDYPTAAALSFILMAAILLMVTVYIRRSGTEDLV; encoded by the coding sequence ATGGCTGTCGTCACCGAGGCGCCACCCGTGACGCCGATCCCCGAGAAGAAGCCGCCGCGCAAGCGCGGCAGGTGGACCCCGTACTGGCTGCTGCTGCCCGGCCTGCTCTGGCTGGTCGTCTTCTTCGCGCTGCCGATGATCTACCAGGCCTCCACGTCCGTGCAGACGGGCTCCCTGGAGGAGGGCTACAAGGTCACCTGGCACTTCGTGACCTACTGGGACTCGCTCGCCGAGTACTGGCCGCAGTTCCTGCGCTCGGTCTTCTACGCGGCCGCCGCCACGATCCTGTGCCTGCTGCTCGGCTACCCGCTGGCCTACCTGATCGCCTTCAGGGCGGGCCGCTGGCGCAACCTGATCATGATTCTGGTGATCGCCCCGTTCTTCACCAGCTTCCTGATCCGCACCCTGGCCTGGAAGACGATCCTCGCCGACAACGGCCCGGTCGTGCACACGCTGAACACACTGCACGTCCTGAACGTCACGGACTGGCTCGGCTGGACGGCGGGCGACCGCGTCCTCGCGACACCACTGGCCGTCGTCTGCGGTCTGACGTACAACTTCCTGCCGTTCATGATCCTGCCGCTCTACACCTCGCTGGAGCGCATCGACGGCCGGCTGCACGAGGCCGCGGGCGACCTGTACGCCAAGCCGTGGACGACGTTCCGCAAGGTCACCTTCCCGCTGTCGATGCCGGGCGTGGTCTCCGGAACGCTGCTCACCTTCATCCCGGCGGCCGGTGACTACGTCAACGCGGAACTCCTCGGCTCGACCGACACCCGCATGATCGGCAACGTCATCCAGACCCAGTTCCTGAGGATCCTGGACTATCCGACGGCCGCCGCCCTCTCCTTCATCCTCATGGCCGCGATCCTGCTCATGGTCACGGTCTACATCCGCCGGTCCGGGACGGAGGATCTGGTCTAA
- a CDS encoding FAD-dependent oxidoreductase, with amino-acid sequence MAPSAMTRGNQWTKSLSDVQPVPYWLDDPGKPHPEPALTGAETCDLLVVGGGYSGLWTALIAKERDPGRDVVLVEGREVGWAASGRNGGFCAASLTHGLSNGLTRWPDEIAKLEELGARNLDEIEAAVARYSLDCDFERSGEIDVATEPHQAAELREWHEELERRGLAEGIEFLDTDAVREQVDSPTFLAGLHDRRGVAMLHPAKLAWGLKRACGELGVRVYEHTPALELKPAGAGMAVRTPYGSVRARRVALGTNIFPNLVKRVRPFTVPVYDYALMTEPLTAGQLASVGWKNRQGLGDSANQFHYFRLSADNRILWGGYDAIYPYGGRVRAEYDDRPETYAKLAEHFFTCFPQLEDVRFSHAWGGAIDTCSRFSAFFGSAHQGKVAYAAGYTGLGVGATRFGAEVMLDLLAGERTERTELEMVRKKPLPFPPEPFAWTGIALTKWSLARADTHGGRRNLWLRTMDRLGLGFDS; translated from the coding sequence ATGGCCCCGAGCGCCATGACCCGTGGTAATCAGTGGACGAAATCCCTTTCCGACGTCCAGCCGGTCCCGTACTGGCTGGACGACCCCGGCAAACCCCACCCCGAGCCCGCGCTCACCGGTGCCGAGACCTGCGACCTGCTCGTCGTCGGCGGCGGCTACAGCGGACTGTGGACCGCGCTGATCGCCAAGGAGCGCGACCCCGGGCGGGATGTCGTCCTGGTGGAGGGGCGCGAGGTGGGCTGGGCCGCCTCGGGCCGCAACGGCGGCTTCTGTGCCGCCTCCCTCACCCACGGTCTGTCCAACGGGCTCACCCGCTGGCCGGACGAGATCGCGAAGCTGGAGGAGCTGGGCGCCCGCAACCTCGACGAGATCGAGGCGGCCGTCGCCCGCTACTCCCTCGACTGCGACTTCGAGCGCAGCGGTGAGATCGACGTGGCCACCGAGCCGCACCAGGCGGCCGAACTGCGCGAGTGGCACGAGGAGCTGGAGCGCAGGGGCCTCGCCGAGGGCATCGAGTTCCTCGACACCGACGCGGTACGGGAACAGGTCGACTCCCCGACCTTCCTGGCCGGGCTGCACGACCGCCGTGGGGTCGCCATGCTCCACCCGGCCAAGCTGGCCTGGGGACTCAAGCGGGCGTGCGGGGAGCTCGGGGTGCGGGTCTACGAACACACGCCCGCCCTCGAACTGAAGCCGGCCGGCGCCGGCATGGCCGTCCGCACCCCGTACGGCTCGGTCCGGGCCCGCCGGGTGGCCCTCGGCACCAACATCTTCCCCAACCTGGTCAAGCGCGTGCGCCCGTTCACCGTCCCGGTCTACGACTACGCGCTGATGACCGAGCCGCTCACCGCCGGACAGCTCGCGTCCGTCGGCTGGAAGAACCGTCAGGGGCTCGGCGACTCGGCGAACCAGTTCCACTACTTCCGGCTGTCGGCCGACAACCGGATCCTGTGGGGCGGCTACGACGCGATCTACCCGTACGGCGGCCGGGTGCGCGCCGAGTACGACGACCGCCCGGAGACCTACGCCAAGCTGGCCGAACACTTCTTCACCTGCTTCCCGCAGCTGGAGGACGTCCGCTTCTCGCACGCCTGGGGCGGCGCGATCGACACCTGCTCCCGCTTCTCGGCGTTCTTCGGCAGCGCCCACCAGGGCAAGGTCGCCTACGCGGCGGGCTACACGGGCCTCGGTGTGGGCGCCACCCGGTTCGGCGCGGAGGTGATGCTCGACCTGCTGGCGGGGGAGCGCACCGAACGCACCGAGCTGGAGATGGTCCGCAAGAAGCCGCTGCCCTTCCCGCCCGAGCCGTTCGCCTGGACCGGCATCGCGCTCACCAAGTGGTCGCTGGCGCGGGCGGACACGCACGGCGGCCGGCGCAATCTGTGGCTGCGGACGATGGACAGACTGGGCCTCGGCTTCGACAGCTGA
- a CDS encoding glycoside hydrolase family 18 protein codes for MDPTRPGRPLARRRRGLLALCTATALALPGLVALSSAARAADADLARNGGFESGLSGWTCTASAVVNSPVHSGGSAMMATPAGSDYAQCSQTVTVKPDAQYTLSGYVRGAYVYLGATGTGTTDVNTWTPSATDWQQLSTTFRTGASTTQVTIYTHGWYGTGSYWADDVSLTGPGVAAGQPPAAPTGLTAGTVTSSSVGLSWAAVSGATGYNVYRDGVKVQSATGTSATVTGLTASTAYSFQVAATNDAGESAKSATVTATTSAGSGGGGGGSSDLPTHALVGYLHASFANGAGYTRMADVPDSWDVIDLAFGEPTSVTSGDIRFNRCPATECPTVESDADFKAAIKAKQAAGKKVLISIGGQNGQVQLTTTAARDTFVSSVSKIIDTYGLDGLDIDFEGHSLSLDASDTNFKSPTTPVIVNLISALKTLKAKYGSKFVLSMAPETFFVQLGYQYYGTGKWGGQDPRAGAYLPVIYALRDDLTLLHVQDYNSGSIMGLDNQYHSMGGADFHIAMTDMLLTGFPVAGDAANVFPPLRPDQIAIGMPATTNAGNGYVAPAEVTKMLDCLTKKTNCGSYTTHGTWPGLRGLMTWSINWDRFGGGEFARTFDSYFG; via the coding sequence ATGGACCCCACCCGACCCGGCAGACCCCTCGCACGCCGCCGCCGCGGGCTGCTCGCCCTCTGTACGGCCACCGCCCTGGCCCTGCCCGGCCTGGTCGCGCTCTCGTCGGCCGCCCGCGCGGCCGACGCCGACCTCGCCAGGAACGGCGGCTTCGAGTCCGGCCTGAGCGGCTGGACCTGCACGGCGTCGGCCGTCGTCAACTCGCCGGTGCACAGCGGTGGTTCGGCGATGATGGCGACCCCGGCCGGCAGCGACTACGCCCAGTGCTCGCAGACCGTGACCGTGAAGCCCGACGCGCAGTACACCCTCTCCGGCTACGTCCGTGGCGCCTACGTCTACCTCGGCGCGACCGGCACCGGCACCACCGACGTCAACACCTGGACCCCGTCCGCCACCGACTGGCAGCAGCTGAGCACCACCTTCCGCACCGGCGCGTCCACCACCCAGGTCACGATCTACACGCACGGCTGGTACGGCACCGGCTCGTACTGGGCCGACGACGTGTCGCTGACCGGCCCCGGCGTGGCCGCCGGGCAGCCGCCGGCCGCGCCCACGGGGCTGACGGCCGGCACGGTCACGTCCTCCTCGGTCGGCCTGTCCTGGGCGGCGGTGTCCGGCGCGACCGGCTACAACGTCTACCGCGACGGGGTGAAGGTCCAGAGCGCCACCGGGACCTCCGCCACCGTGACCGGGCTGACGGCCTCCACCGCGTACTCCTTCCAGGTCGCCGCGACCAACGACGCCGGTGAGTCCGCGAAGTCGGCCACCGTCACCGCGACCACCTCGGCGGGCTCCGGGGGCGGCGGCGGAGGCTCCTCCGACCTGCCCACGCACGCCCTCGTCGGCTACCTCCACGCCAGCTTCGCCAACGGCGCCGGCTACACGCGCATGGCCGACGTGCCCGACAGCTGGGACGTCATCGACCTGGCCTTCGGTGAACCGACCTCGGTCACCTCGGGCGACATCCGCTTCAACCGCTGCCCGGCCACCGAGTGCCCCACGGTCGAGAGCGACGCGGACTTCAAGGCGGCGATCAAGGCCAAGCAGGCGGCGGGCAAGAAGGTGCTGATCTCGATCGGCGGCCAGAACGGACAGGTCCAGCTCACCACCACCGCGGCCCGCGACACCTTCGTCTCCTCGGTCTCGAAGATCATCGACACCTACGGCCTGGACGGCCTGGACATCGACTTCGAGGGCCACTCGCTCTCCCTGGACGCGAGCGACACGAACTTCAAGAGCCCGACCACCCCGGTGATCGTCAACCTCATCTCGGCGCTGAAGACCCTGAAGGCCAAGTACGGCTCGAAGTTCGTCCTGAGCATGGCCCCGGAGACGTTCTTCGTCCAGCTCGGGTACCAGTACTACGGCACCGGCAAGTGGGGCGGCCAGGACCCGCGCGCCGGAGCGTACCTCCCGGTCATCTACGCCCTGCGCGACGACCTGACCCTCCTGCACGTCCAGGACTACAACTCCGGCTCGATCATGGGCCTCGACAACCAGTACCACTCCATGGGTGGCGCCGACTTCCACATCGCGATGACCGACATGCTCCTGACCGGCTTCCCGGTCGCGGGCGACGCGGCCAACGTCTTCCCGCCGCTGCGCCCGGACCAGATAGCCATCGGCATGCCCGCCACCACCAACGCCGGGAACGGCTATGTGGCCCCCGCCGAGGTCACCAAGATGCTCGACTGCCTCACGAAGAAGACCAACTGCGGCTCGTACACGACCCACGGCACCTGGCCGGGGCTGCGCGGTCTGATGACCTGGTCGATCAACTGGGACCGGTTCGGAGGAGGGGAGTTCGCGCGGACCTTCGACTCGTACTTCGGCTGA